The Porites lutea chromosome 4, jaPorLute2.1, whole genome shotgun sequence genome contains a region encoding:
- the LOC140934998 gene encoding beta-1 adrenergic receptor-like gives MNSTAINVCSGALTNTEIVVLATFNTILGLTSCVGNALILAAIYQVPSLRTVSNAFIASLGFADFTVGLFMNPLWVSKSLLNVWKSDNQLSTTIEFLTMQTIVATTFSLCAVSVDRYVAVTNIRYIEILTRSRVRAVIVSIWFFSVVFACLRLVITDQFKLPLYWIAASTITVMLPIVIISLCYFHIFKAVRIQIRRIATLNPDETLVQLKNRKAALTIGIVVGIFLICWTPSLVISLLQFFSTDSCRKMKINSYWFWVALAEFSNSAFNPFIYCIRSRDFRKAVRNVVLSFSLAKICFQRNNHVIAV, from the coding sequence ATGAATTCAACAGCTATAAATGTCTGTTCTGGAGCACTTACAAACACAGAAATTGTAGTGTTAGCAACCTTCAACACAATTCTTGGATTAACATCATGTGTTGGAAACGCACTCATTTTAGCAGCCATTTACCAAGTACCAAGTCTAAGAACAGTTTCAAATGCGTTTATTGCTTCTCTTGGATTTGCCGACTTCACAGTCGGTTTGTTTATGAATCCTTTGTGGGTTTCCAAGAGTCTTCTGAACGTCTGGAAAAGTGATAATCAGCTTTCCACTACAATTGAATTCCTTACAATGCAGACCATCGTGGCGACTACGTTCAGCTTGTGTGCTGTTAGTGTGGATCGCTATGTAGCAGTAACCAatattcgttatatcgagatCTTGACGAGGTCTCGCGTCCGAGCTGTCATCGTTTCCATCTGgtttttctctgttgttttcgCGTGTTTAAGACTGGTAATAACCGATCAATTTAAATTACCTCTCTACTGGATTGCCGCATCAACCATCACTGTAATGTTACCGATAGTAATCATTTCcctttgttattttcacatatTCAAGGCGGTTCGCATTCAAATCAGACGAATAGCAACGTTAAACCCAGACGAGACTTTAGTGCAACTTAAGAACCGTAAAGCAGCTTTAACTATCGGAATAGTTGTGGGTATATTTCTAATTTGCTGGACTCCAAGTTTAGTCATATCCCTTTTGCAATTCTTCAGTACTGATTCTTgcaggaaaatgaaaataaacagtTACTGGTTCTGGGTTGCCTTAGCAGAATTCAGCAACTCAGCTTTTAATCCCTTTATATATTGCATAAGAAGCCGGGACTTTAGAAAAGCTGTGCGAAATGTAGTCTTAAGCTTTTCATTGGCAAAAATTTGCTTTCAGAGGAATAACCACGTAATTGCTGTTTGA
- the LOC140934341 gene encoding substance-P receptor-like yields the protein MNNTSLATTAPNVIVNDSCEIEVESAAERVVNVVGYSVIIPVSIIGNTLLICAVKQNNRLNTITYRLIINMAVADILVTVCNMPGRLTRQITGQYYWFEGIPGTVLCKFASFISDSTVSCSILTLTVIAFERFCLIKFPFKKIITMKAVKFVILAIWLASFLFVSPLLYAMTTQEIDGIVYCYEDWTPLFDQETAAKAYTVITFVLLYAVPLLIICVFYSIVVYKAWIRPVPLNNRSRRAAELGARKKILTMLIVVVVVFALCWLPLHISLFLYFFQADEYLCGIPQSGFSIGAIGLFLSHTASAINPCLYVAFKKDIRNGFRNILLSCCCLCNLRRK from the coding sequence ATGAACAACACAAGTCTGGCTACGACTGCGCCAAATGTAATTGTCAACGATTCTTGTGAAATTGAAGTAGAAAGCGCCGCTGAAAGAGTTGTCAACGTTGTTGGCTATTCAGTTATTATCCCCGTATCTATTATCGGCAACACTCTGCTGATATGtgcagtgaaacaaaataatcGACTCAACACCATTACATACCGCCTCATTATAAACATGGCCGTCGCAGATATACTGGTTACGGTCTGTAATATGCCTGGACGACTTACAAGGCAGATAACGGGTCAGTATTATTGGTTCGAAGGGATACCAGGAACGGTACTCTGCAAGTTCGCAAGTTTTATATCGGACTCGACAGTCTCCTGTTCCATATTAACACTGACAGTGATCGCATTTGAGCGTTTCTGTCTGATAAAATTTCCATTCAAAAAGATCATCACGATGAAAGCTGTGAAATTTGTTATACTGGCTATTTGGCTAGCATCCTTTCTCTTCGTGTCTCCGTTACTCTACGCCATGACTACCCAAGAAATAGATGGAATTGTTTACTGCTATGAAGACTGGACGCCTTTGTTTGACCAGGAAACAGCTGCGAAAGCCTACACAGTGATTACATTCGTCCTACTTTATGCCGTACCATTATTAATCATCTGTGTCTTTTACTCCATCGTTGTTTACAAGGCCTGGATTCGGCCGGTACCTCTAAACAACCGTTCAAGAAGAGCAGCGGAGTTGGGAGCTCGCAAAAAAATTCTCACGATGCTTATCGTTGTGGTTGTGGTCTTTGCGCTATGTTGGCTTCCACTACACATCTCgcttttcctttactttttccAGGCTGATGAGTATTTATGTGGGATTCCGCAATCTGGATTTAGTATCGGTGCAATTGGCCTGTTTCTAAGCCACACGGCCTCAGCGATAAATCCTTGCTTGTATGTGGCGTTCAAAAAAGATATCCGAAATGGATTTCGAAATATTTTACTCTCTTGTTGCTGTCTATGTAACTTACGACGCAAATGA
- the LOC140934342 gene encoding uncharacterized protein: MYIEKKITFPLPSTTAMDNSFKTRSFFCEGSRILTRTSDGEYLPGKVANSEGLKFLVTLDNGGQIECSYEDRTVVVPDSTPAWVTLGDHVIALSPLMNESQKYLTGFVTRIFCPHEKELYEVTLDNNHRGNYTLPHLRKLPFCRSAHEVGARVFARWKDNLYYRGFVKQQIHYGERLYIDVELDHLGPISHQASDERAIILDIIPSYSHVHATQRVIGHFPGDASYIPGVVVRRNEDCWQGTYHVQFDTGEERQLDFNEIRILPPYVQLVF; encoded by the exons ATGTATATAGAGAAGAAAATAACTTTCCCCCTTCCATCCACcacagccatggataacagttTCAAG ACtcgttcctttttttgtgaaggAAGTCGAATTCTGACAAGAACATCAGACGGTGAATATCTTCCTGGAAAGGTGGCTAATTCAGAAGGACTAAAATTTTTAGTCACACTGGACAACGGAGGTCAAATCGAGTGCAGCTATGAAGACAGGACTGTAGTTGTACCAGACTCCACTCCAGCATGGGTCACTTTAGGTGATCACGTGATTGCATTGTCACCATTGATGAATGAGAGCCAGAAATATCTTACTGGCTTTGTGACAAGGATTTTTTGTCCACATGAAAAGGAGTTGTATGAGGTTACTTTGGATAATAATCATCGTGGGAATTACACGCTTCCACATTTACGAAAGCTTCCATTTTGCCGATCAGCTCATGAAG tcGGCGCCCGTGTTTTTGCTCGCTGGAAAGACAACCTTTACTACCGTGGTTTTGTGAAGCAACAAATTCACTATGGTGAGAGACTCTACATAGACGTGGAACTGGATCATTTAGGCCCCATTTCACACCAAGCCAGCGACGAAAGAGCCATTATCCTTGACATCATTCCTTCATACAGTCATGTGCATGCAACTCAGCGTGTAATTGGCCATTTTCCTGGTGATGCAAGCTACATTCCAGGGGTGGTGGTGAGACGGAATGAAGACTGCTGGCAAGGAACTTATCACGTGCAGTTTGACACCGGGGAAGAACGTCAACTAGATTTTAATGAAATTCGAATTCTTCCACCGTATGTTCAGTTAGTTTTCTAG